The DNA window GTCGGAGGCGCTCATCCAGGGCACCATCTCCACCCGCCCGGCCTTCCTCGAGGTGTACCTCGAGGGCGACCGCCTCTTCTACCGCCAGGTCGGCGAGGGCGAGGAGAAGCACGAGGGCGTGCTGCTGTACAGCTAGCCGCTAGCCATCAGCCGTCAGGGAAACCTGGCGGCTGATTTGTTCTTGAACCTGGTTGCAAGAGCGGCATTGTACTAGCGTACCTTCCGGGTTACTACGCTCTTAATCGAGAGCGTTACCTTTTCGTCATAGAATCGCCTCATCCTGGGCCTTGAGGGAGATTCACGTGGCTGGCATGTTCCGGTATTCGCTGATCGCATTGTTCTTTCTGTCTCTACCCGTAGCCGGGCAGGACGCCGCCACCCCCACGTCGCCGGTAGGACTGCCGGTGGATTGGAGCTTCCGGCACCTGATCCACGGCCGGCCCTGGACGGGTCCGACCGAGGCCACAGCCCGGCGCGAACCTCGCGTGCTCTACGACTGGATGAAGCGGCAGCAGGTTCGCAGTCCGTCCAGCGCCGGAGTACTCAAGCGGAAGACCAAGTTCGGGAACCGTGTGGACTGGAACTTCACTCTGGGCGCGGGGAAGGTGGCGAACAACATGGCGCCGGCGAAATACACCTTCAACGTCACCGCCACGCCCAGCTGCAGCAGCGACTATGTGGTCTTTGCATTGGATACGGCAGGCAGTTCATCGCAGCCGAACCTGGTGCGGTTCAATAATCTCTACTCGGAGCCGGGAGGCACGGGCTTCTGCACGGGCGCGACGGGCCCTTCGGTCCTGTCCGCCTACAACATCACCAGCACCGCCACCAACGGCGCCATCCTCACTTCCCCAGCAATCTCCCTCGACGGCACTCAGGTCGCCTTCATCGAGACCATCTCCAGCCCCATCGTGACCTCCGTCTTCCATGTGCTGAAGTGGGGCACCACCGGCTCCAACGGAAGCTTTGATACCGGCACGAACACCTACACCGCCGCCGTGCCCGGCAGCTCGAACAACGCGACGATGAGCACGCTGCAATTCAGTTCGTCCACCACCACGTTCTCCTCACCCTGGATCGACTACCACAATAACGTGGCGTACTTCGGGGATGACAACGGGAAGCTCTACAAGACGACATGCGCATTCAACTGCGCTACCCCGCCCGCCATCGTACCCGGCTGGTCCGGGGGATTCGGCCCAGGGCTCCAGATCGCCCCTGCAGGGGTCAAGCTTGGCTCTCCGGTGGTGGATTCGACCAGCAACAAGCTCTTCGTGGGAGGAAGCGACGGCAACCTGTATGGAGTGAATCTGGCAGTGTGCCCTCCCACCTGCCCGGGAATGTCACCCGGCAGCGTGGCGGTGGGTTCAGCGAATACCTTCGGCGGCGTCCTGGACGCTCCGATGGTGGACGTTACTTTCGGGACGGTTTTCGCCTTCGCCGGTGACAACGGCTCCGGCGCCGGCATCGTCCTGCAGACCAACACCAGCCTCGCCTTGAGTCCTTCGAACATCAACGTGCCCATGGGCAACGCCGCCTTCAACATCCCTGACGGCACCTTCGACGACGCCTACTACACCAACACCCTCGGCAGCGCGACGGCGGTTGGGCACCTGTACACCTGCGGGTCGCAGGGCGGCAGCGGCCAGCCCGCGCTGTACACCATCCCCTTCACCAATACCGGTACGCTGAGTACCAGCAATCCGCCCAAGATGGGCTCCGGGAGCCACCAGAACATCCCCGGCAATTCCGGCATCGGGTGCTCCCCGCTGGTCGAGTTGAAGAACGGGGCCACCGACCGGCTGTTCTTCAGCCAGTCGCAGGTGCCGTCAACAAAGTGCACCACTGCCACGCCGGTGGACGGCTGCATGTTCATGTACGACATCACCAGCGGCACCCCCACGGGCCCCACCACGGCAGTCGAGAACAACGGCACCAGCGGGATCATCGTGGACAACACTTCGGCGAATGCGCAGGCGTCGAGCATCTATTTCAGCAACCAGGGGACTGCCAGCTGCACCATCGGGGCGGCTACTCCGGCCTACTGCGCCATCAAGCTCACCCAGTCAGCCTTGCAGTGAGCGGCGTGAGAATGCGGCAAAGGCGCGGCTCAGGCCGCGCCTTTGCTTTCCGCGTCGGGGCGATCAGGCGTGGAACTCGTGCCCGACGGTAAGCACCGGGCAGGGCGCCGCGCAGACCACCTTGTAGGCGATCCCGGTCGTCAGGTGGGTGGCCAGCGGCATGGGCCGCTTGACCCCGAGGACGACGATATCGGCGTCCAGCTTGCGGGCATGCTCGACGATGATCTCCGGCACGTCGCCGATCTCCACCAGGAACTCCGGGTGGGTGGTCAGTTGGGCGTCGGAGGGGACCATCTTGCGCAGTTCCGCTTCGTTATAGGCGAGCGTTTCGGCGCGGCTCAGGGTGGGCATGGCGCCGGGCTCGGGCTCCGGCAGCACCGGAGATGGCTCTGGCGAGACGTGGAGCAGCGTCATCTTGGCGTGGTGCTCCTCCGCCAGGGAGAGGGCGTACGGCAGACCGTGCCTGGTCTCTTCGCCAAAGTCGGTCGCGTACAGGATGTGGCGCAGCTCACCCTCTTTGATCCTGTGGGTGACGTGCGGCCCGATGGTCAGGACGGGGCAGGTCGCGTGGCGGAAGACGTCTTCCGCGACCGAGCCCATCAACAGCTTGTCGATCCCCTTGCGGCCGTGAGTGCCCAGCACGATCAGGTCGATGTGGTGCATCCGCACCATCTCTTTCAGCACATGCGCGATATCGCCCTGCTCGATGCACTCCTTGTGCGGCACTTTCTTCAGGACGTCGGAGGAGGCCAGCGAGCGCATCCTCGCGCTCGCCGCCTGCGCCGGCGGAAGCGGGTCGGCCGGCAGCATGTCGAAGGGGATCGACGGCACGACGTTCACCAGGTAAAGCGTGGACCCATAGCGATGCGCCAATCCTGCCGCAAAGGGCAGGGCGGCATCGGAGAAGGATGAAAAGTCAGTTGCGAGGAGGATATTCTGGATTGCGACGCGGGTTGGAATACCGACAGTGGCCATCTGGCACCTCCTTGCTGTGACTGCTGGAAAGGGGCGCGACCCGCTCGTCGACTGAATGGCTTGGCTTACATCGTGCGGGCCGCAGGATTGCGTGACGGCACGCAGCACAAAATAATCCACTCTCAGCCTAGTCCTGCTTTCGTGGCGAGGGTAGGACGCCGGTCACGCCTCCGGGTGACGGTCCCTGATCTGATCTGTCAGTCTTCTTGCCAAGTCCCCGCCCCTTTTCCGGAATCGGGACGGTCATTGCCGGGGGAACGCCGCCCGGGTGGACGGGTGCTCGGGAAGATGTGGGGATCAACGCGTGCGGCGGTTGAGCGAGGCCGCCGAGCGCCGGCGCTAGGACGCGGTCCTCCGCACCCTTTCCGGCCGCCGCGGGCCGATGGCCAGGGTATTCAAGACCTCCGCCAGCAATGGTCCCGCCTCGCGCAAGATGTTGCGATGGTGCACGGACAGATCGCGCAGGGTGCGTTCGCCCTTGGCGGTCAGGCGGATGAATACCTGGCGCTGGTCGGAGGTGCCGCGCAACCGGCGCACCAGGCCGCGCTGCACCGAACGGTCCACCAGTTCGACCGCGCTGTGATGCTGCAATTG is part of the Terriglobales bacterium genome and encodes:
- a CDS encoding MarR family transcriptional regulator, which produces MGNQGKSIDYPALAELRYQIRRFLRFSEEAARAAGLEPQQHQLLLAIKGLPEDRMPTIGTLAERLQLQHHSAVELVDRSVQRGLVRRLRGTSDQRQVFIRLTAKGERTLRDLSVHHRNILREAGPLLAEVLNTLAIGPRRPERVRRTAS
- a CDS encoding universal stress protein; this translates as MATVGIPTRVAIQNILLATDFSSFSDAALPFAAGLAHRYGSTLYLVNVVPSIPFDMLPADPLPPAQAASARMRSLASSDVLKKVPHKECIEQGDIAHVLKEMVRMHHIDLIVLGTHGRKGIDKLLMGSVAEDVFRHATCPVLTIGPHVTHRIKEGELRHILYATDFGEETRHGLPYALSLAEEHHAKMTLLHVSPEPSPVLPEPEPGAMPTLSRAETLAYNEAELRKMVPSDAQLTTHPEFLVEIGDVPEIIVEHARKLDADIVVLGVKRPMPLATHLTTGIAYKVVCAAPCPVLTVGHEFHA